In Oryza sativa Japonica Group chromosome 11, ASM3414082v1, the following are encoded in one genomic region:
- the LOC4350552 gene encoding CBS domain-containing protein CBSCBSPB5 gives MAGRRSSPPRRTMSMGSGSLPRRPTAAAGGAGSMLPGLSRSMTMGGGGVGGERTVRRLRLSKALTVPESTTVLEACRRMAARRADAALLTDSNALLCGILTDKDIATRVIARELKIEETPAWKVMTRHPVFVPSETLAVEALHKMVQGKFRHLPVVENGEVIAMLDIAKCLYDAIARIERASDKGKAAAIASAVDAAAGNDPTASSMVEAFKEQMLRPSLSTITTAESTVVIVSPGDSVLTATQKMVEVHASSAVVAVGNKAQGILTSRDILMRMIAKNLPADSTPVEKVMTLDPECATVDMPILDALRIMQERKFLHLPVMDRDGSIVSILDVIDITHAAFSIVEGNGDGAVNDDAAISMVQRFWDSAMALGPLDDEIESQSQISEASRSQMMSDIHNEQSFSFKLQDRRGRMHRFSCEVQSLTPLITCILQRLGPDLDRDHLPQILYEDEDRDKVVLASDDDLTAAVDHARLAGWKGLKLYLDYSGSSGVRRKSVVPSVGVGGGGGGRSSGGSTAVMDLSSRDAWAAAYSGVAAGAALVTGLGLMAYLRRAS, from the exons ATGGCCggccgccggtcgtcgccgccgcggcggacgaTGTCGATGGGTAGCGgctccctcccccgccgccccaccgccgcagccggcggcgcTGGCTCCATGCTTCCCGGGCTCTCCCGGTCAAT gacgatgggcggcggcggcgtcggcggcgagcggacGGTGAGGCGGCTGCGGCTGTCGAAGGCGCTGACGGTGCCGGAGAGCACGACGGTGCTGGAGGCGTGCCGGCGGATGGCGGCGCGCCGGGCCGACGCCGCGCTGCTCACCGACTCCAACGCCCTCCTCTGCGGCATCCTCACCGACAAG GACATTGCGACGCGGGTGATCGCGCGGGAGCTGAAGATCGAGGAGACGCCGGCGTGGAAGGTGATGACCCGGCACCCGGTGTTCGTGCCGTCGGAGACGCTGGCGGTGGAGGCGCTGCACAAGATGGTGCAGGGCAAGTTCAGGCACCTCCCCGTGGTGGAGAACGGCGAGGTGATCGCCATGCTCGACATCGCCAAGTGCCTCTACGACGCCATCGCCAGGATCGAGAGGGCGTCCGACAAGGGGaaggccgccgccatcgcctccgccgtcgacgccgccgctggcAACGACCCCACCGCCAGCTCCATGGTCGAGGCCTTCAAGGAGCAGATGCTCAGGCCGTCCCTCTCTACCATCACCACCGCGGAATCAAC GGTCGTCATCGTGTCGCCGGGCGATTCGGTGCTGACGGCAACGCAGAAGATGGTGGAGGTGCACGCGAGctcggccgtcgtcgccgtcgggaaCAAGGCTCAGGGAATCCTCAC CTCAAGGGACATCTTGATGAGGATGATTGCCAAGAATCTCCCTGCGGATTCGACGCCGGTTGAGAAG GTGATGACACTGGATCCCGAATGCGCGACAGTGGACATGCCAATACTCGATGCTCTCCGGATCATGCAAGAGAGGAAATTCTTGCATCTCCCTGTCATGGACAGAG ATGGATCCATAGTCTCCATCCTAGACGTGATCGACATCACACATGCAGCATTCTCCATT GTTGAAGGCAACGGCGATGGTGCCGTGAACGATGACGCGGCAATCTCCATGGTCCAGAGGTTTTGGGACTCTGCAATGGCCTTGGGACCCCTAGACGATGAGATTGAATCACAATCCCAGATAAG CGAGGCATCGAGGTCGCAGATGATGTCGGACATCCACAACGAGCAGTCGTTCTCGTTCAAGCTCCAGGACAGGCGAGGACGGATGCACCGGTTCAGCTGTG AGGTGCAGAGCCTGACGCCGTTGATCACCTGCATCCTCCAGCGGCTCGGCCCCGACCTCGACCGCGACCACCTCCCTCAAATCCTT TACGAAGACGAAGACCGTGACAAGGTGGTGCTGGCGTCCGACGACGACctcacggcggcggtggaccacGCCAGGCTCGCTGGCTGGAAG GGCCTGAAGCTGTACCTGGACTACTCCGGTAGCTCCGGCGTCCGTAGGAAGAGCGTGGTTCCCAGCGTCGGggtcgggggcggcggcggcggccgcagcagTGGCGGCAGCACGGCGGTGATGGACCTGTCGAGCCGGGACGCGTGGGCGGCGGCATACAGCGgtgtggccgccggcgccgccctggtCACCGGCCTCGGCCTGATGGCCTATCTCCGGAGAGCTAGCTGA